The genomic interval GAGCGCATCTCTTCCCGCCGCGCGCCCGCGTGCCGTCACTCACCGCCGGCTTTCTTTTCGCTGTCTCGCAGGACCGCGACACGCAGAAGATGCAGTGGATCGACCGTTTCATCGAGGAGCTTCGGACGAACGACAAGTGGGTGATTCCAGCTCTGAAGCAGATCAGGGAGATCTGCAGCTTGTTTGGAGAAGCTCCTCAGAACCTCAGGTGAGTCACTGAGCAGGCGTCTTCGCGACGGtgtcctgtctgtctgtcgggGTGCGCGACTGTCATTTGTTTCTCGTGCAGTCAGACGCAGAGGAGTCCACACGTCTTCTACCGCCACGATCTGATCAACCAGCTTCAGCACAATCACGCGCTCGTCACGCTGGTGGCCGAGAACCTGTCTGCGTACATGGAGAACATGAGGCAGTTCTCGAAAGGTGCGTGTGTCGCCTAACCGCATATCCGTCATTTTTACTTCCGGTTTAAGTGTAGGCGAACTCTGATCGTAATTCTGTCTCTCAGAGCATCCAGGGTTTGATCCTCAGACGGTCCGAGTGGGCAGCCGCTACAGCCACGTGCAGGAAGTACAAGAGAGACTCAATTTCCTGAGGTCAGTGATGTCTTTCTTACGCGCACTCACAGGAGAAGGTGTTTTCGTCACTGAGGAGTTTCTAACGTTCGTGACCCGTGTCCAGGTTTCTGCTGAAGGACGGCCAGCTGTGGCTTTGCGCTCCACAGGCCAAGCAGATCTGGAAGTGTCTGGCGGAGAACGCCGTCTTCCTGTGCGACCGCGAGGCCTGCTTTAAGTGGTACTCCAAACTGATGGGTGACGAGCCGGATCTGGACCCGGACATCAACAAGGACTTTTTTGAGAACAACGTGCTGCAGCTGGACCCCACGCTGCTCACGGAGAACGGCATGAAGTGCTTCGAGCGCTTCTTCAAAGCCGTCAACTGCAGAGAGGGCAAGCTGGTGGCCAAACGCCGGGCGTACATGATGGACGACCTGGAGCTGATCGGACTCGACTACCTCTGGAGGGTAAAACCTGTGAATTAAAGTGTGTTCAGTTCAGACGAGCCGCCGGTCTCCACGCGAGCGGGCCGCCATGTGCTCGGATCATCTCTTAACTGTTTTCAACGTGTCTGATGTTTCctaatatttaaattcaaatctgtgattctctcaataaaaaaaaaatacaattgtggCAAAGcagtacatttaaatgaattgatAAAGTCTGAAAATTTGGCCAGTCTCTTACGGCCTCATTGAGATCTTGTTTTTACTGTCGTTTCATTTCTTCTCCACAGGTTGTGATTCAAGGCAGCGATGACATCGCCACACGAGCAATAGACCTGCTGAAAGAAATATACACCAACCTCGGACCAAAACTGCAAGTGAATCAGGTGAGCTCGCCTTCCTCGCCCGACCGCCAGCCGTTGACACGCCGTTAAATCACGTCTGATCCGGTGCCGTTTTCGTTCACAGGTAGAGATCCACGAGGACTTCATCCAGTCGTGTTTCGACCGCCTCAAGGCCTCGTACGACACGCTGTGTGTGCTGGACGGCGATAAGGACAGCATTAACTGTGCCAGACAGGAGGCCATACGTATGGTTCGCGTTCTCACGGTGCTCAAAGAGTACATCAACGAGTGTGACAGCGACTACCATGAGGAGAGGACCATCCTGCCCATGTCCAGGTGCCTGCTGCAGCGACACGAAACCTTTCTGTAGTTTAGCTGGTCATGGGATCGATTCCACAATGCGCTGACACAGTGCAGTCAGGGTGAACAGTCTGAAGTTGCAATCAAACAGAAGTAGCGGCAGATATTTTCTTCTGTATTGTGATGCACATCTGAATGTAACGGAGTATCCTAATGTTGGGCGGGCTTGGTTCTGTGCATGCATTGTCGACTGGATGATGAGATGTGAGTTTGGCACTCAAAGAGGGTATGCAGAGTTTAAGAAATCTAGAGAAATCCTGCATACATCACCAGAAGAGTCACACTTCACTGGAAGATCTAGTTATGATAGTTTCATTAAACAAGGtcgaacatttttaaaaatgaaacgcGCACAAATGAATTCTTCAGCACGTGATctaaaagatgcattaaataggatgaatttacatttcatgCCTGACTTGAAAGTCTGTCAAATGAACTCTTATAGTAGGAAGTCAACAATGACAAAAACGTGAATAGCTTTCTCATATTGTCCGTCTCTGCGTTCCAGGGCGTTCCGAGGGAAGCACATCACCCTGGTGGTGAGGTTTCCCAATCAGGGCCGTCAGGTGGACGACTTGGACATCTGGTCCCACACCAACGACACCATCGGCTCGGTCCGCCGCTGCATCCTCTCTCGCATCAAAGCCAACAGCACGCACACCAAAGTGGAGCTGTTCATCGGCGGAGAGATCGTGGACCCTGCTGACGACCGCCGGCTGATTGGGCAGCTCAACCTCAAAGATAAAACTGTGAGCGTTACAGATGTCCGAATGTGTAAATATTGGGGCTGTCCCGTAATAGTCGGCTAACCTTAGTCGACGAGAACGTGTATTACAGACATTACAAAAATCGAATATTtgtagagagtgaaatgtctactttcaaatcaaccgattcaaatggaaaacaaataatcgctgattatgtaatctgtataaAACATGCATATAGACGAGCCAGTGTCGCATCTCTTAAGTCAGACTCAAAGAAAGCGctagtttattaaaatgttactgtccTTACTGTTTTTCCCAGACACGTTCGTAATCGTTACTTCTGCCGatgcgctgtggcaagctttcACGTGCACTTGAACGCTTTGTAGGCTATGCAGGCACTTAAAGTCTCGTTGttatgatttaaatggtttgttaataaacatGCGATTAGTCAACTAATGCacaactactagtcgaccagtaAAAATCTGTAGTCGAGGACAGCCCTAGTAAATATATGTTGATATTTGACATGAAGCTTCTGTATGTCGTGTCCAGAGATGAGCTGCTAACAGACTCGACTGACTCTTTCCGTAGCTCATCACAGCGAAGCTCACGCAGGTCAGCTCCAACATGCCCTCCAGCCCCGACAGCTCGTCCGACTCGTCCACCGGCTCACCCGGAAATCACGGAAACCACTACAGCGACGGGCCGAACCCCGAAGTGGAGAGCTGCTTGCCGGGAGTGGTGAGAACCGTGTTTGTGCTTCATTTAATAACCTCAGGTCTGAATGAGCCATGCAGCATATTAGACGGGAGAACATTTCACACTCTTAAAACtttatgaaaactttttttttttctaatccatattttatatgtaaaacaatTGATTTAAGTTATTAGTGTTCTATTTCTGAGTCACTGATTTTGACAAAATCCTGTGGAAAATCAGCCATTTATTGGTTATTAGTTTATCggccagaattttaatttctggtcTGAATCACAGTCGAGTCTGTCAGCACATGTTGTTGAGGCGAATGTTGTTCCTCTCTCCTCAGATCATGTCGCTGCATCTGCGCTATATCTCCTTCCTGTGGCAGATCGCTGATCTGGGTTGCACCTTGAACATGCCGTTACTGCGAGACGGAGCTCGAGTGCTCATGAAGCTCATGCCTCCAGGTACCGGCAAAGGCCGTGACGACTCGCCCCGTAACGTGCCATCTGCCGTTAAACGTCACTGAAATGTGCTCCTTGCGTTCACAGACAACACTACAGTGGAGAACCTGCGAGCGATATGTTTGGATCACGCCAAGCTGGGAGAGAACAGTCTGAGTCCCACTCTGGATTCGCGTTTCTTCGGCCAGTCCCCTTCACAAGTGCTCTACCTCACGGAGGTATCTTCACGTTGCTGCAAAACTATTGTTCGTGTGCTTCTGCACCTGCAAACATCATAATCACACTAGGATTTGGAGCAAATCTGGTTTGTCTGGTCTTAGGTGGTGTATGCCCTGCTGATGCCAGCCAGTGGAACGCTGGGAGACGACGCCAGTGACTTCCAGTACAACTTCCTGAAGAGCGGCGGTCTGCCTCTGGTTCTGGGCATGCTCACTAGGAACAACTTCCTTCCCAACGCGGACATGGAGACGAGGCGTGGCGCCTACCTGAACGCCCTCAAGATCGCCAAGCTTCTGCTCACCGCCATCGGGTTCGGGCACGTGAAGGCCGTAGCGGAGGCCTGTCAGCCTGTGGTGGAGGGAACCAACCCGGCGTCACCGGTGCGGCTCACGCTATGACGAGACTTGagatttaacactttttttttttttttttccatggtgATATGACTGTGTGTTTGTCTTCCAGATCAACCAGGCGACGCATGAACAGGCTCTGGTGCTACAGAACGCTCTCCAGAGCATTCCCAATCCCGCCTCCGAATGCATGCTGCGCAACGTGGCCATCCGGCTGGCCCAGCAGATCTCTGACGAGGTTCCTGATCTTCACCAGTTTAGAGCTGCGGTACGGGGCCCGCTTCACGCTGATATTCACGACTTTGTTGTTTTCCTCCGTTGTACAGAACTTCTTCCAGGCTTCAAAGTACATCCCAGACATCTGCGTGATCCGAGCCGTGCAGAAGATCGTGTGGGCTTCGGGTTGTGGGATGGTGCATCTGGTCTTCAGCTCGAACGAGGAGATCAGCAAGATCTACGAGAAGGCATGTTCACGGTTCATCAGCGCTCATCGCTGTCCGTTGCTGTTTTGATTTCTCGTTTAAGCGTGCATCTGTCGTTCCGCAGACTAACGCGGGTAACGAGCCGGACGCTGAAGACGAGCAGGTGTGCTGCGAGGCGCTGGAGGTCATGACCTTGTGTTTCGCTCTGCTCCCTACGGCCCTCGACACGCTCAGCAAAGAAAAAGCCTGGCAGACCTTCATCATCGACCTGCTGCTGCACTGCCAGAGCAAGTACGTGCTTACGGGAACGGGGCGTTTCTGCGATGACTCGCACAGAGACGTCTCCGCTCAGTTTGTAAATTGAATATAAAATGCCTTTACAGTAAATGTACTTACAGCGGACGCCTAATAGACTGAAgggtttaaaagcagaaatgcacAGCTCCAATTTTTGTTGAAGCACTATGAAATATTCAGTATAAGAGTGTGTATAACTGTTCTAGAAGAATAAAGGTGTAAGTGTAAGTGGATTTTGCTCCATATGAACAGTTTGTCGCTTCCCTTCCGGGTGTCTTCGTGCTTACATTAAGCACAATTAAgagtttattaattattaagagTTTATGACTTGTCTCAAGATGTTAAGATATGCTGAAAGACACACCCTGTGGTTAAACGACTGAGAGGTTTAGttagtatttgtttttaaagtaatcagtattttgttttaaaaacagctgaggcTGTTTATCGTGACATCTAACGCTACACGTGAGAAAAGACACAGAAAAATCAGTGAAGATTGTCGCTGAAGAACCTGCCTGtatttctttgtgttttcaGGGCTGTGCGTCAGATGGCACAGGAGCAGTTCTTCCTCATGGCCACCAGGTGCTGTATGGGACACAGACCCCTCCTGTTCTTCATCACCCTCCTCTTCACTGTTCTGGGAGTGAGTACAGCGTCACATACACCAGTGTGGGAGGATGTTTGATCGCTTTAGACGGCAGTCGTGTGAGAACTGTTCGCTTCCGTTTCAGAGTACGGCTAAGGAAAGAGCAAAGCACGCCGGCGATTACTTCACCCTCTTACGCCACTTACTCAACTACGCGTACAACAGCAACATAAACCTGCCCAACGCCGAAGTGCTGCTCAACAACGAGATCGACTGGCTCAAGAGAATCCGGGTGAGTTCACCGCAACACTCTGACTCGACACATGAGGAATGGGAAGGAGTGGCGGCTTTAACTCGCTTTCCTTCTGGTCGTTTCTTTCACGGACGTTCAGGATGAGGTGAAGAGTACAGGAGAGACGGGCGTGGAGGAGACGATTCTGGAGGGTCATCTGGGCGTCACCAAAGAGCTGCTGGCCTTTCAGACCCCGGAGAAAAAGTTCTACATCGGCTGCGAGAAAGGAGGCGCGAATCTGATAAAGGTGAACGGCCTGTACTTCGATTCGTGTTTATGCAGATGTGTTGCGAAGAGGACGTTCTCTTCATTTGTGGCTGTCTGTGTCTCTCACAGGAACTGATCGATGATTTCATCTTCCCGGCGTCTAACGTGTACCTGCAGTACGTGAAGAGCGGCGAGTTCCCGGCGGAGCAGGCCATACCGGTGTGCGGCAGCCCCGCGTCTATAAACGCCGGCTTCGAGCTGCTGGTGGCGCTTGCCGTCGGCTGCGTGCGCAACCTCAAGCAGATCGTCGACACGCTCACAGACATGTACTATCTAGGCACGTGGATTTATTGAGTCTTGCGTAAATCAGCTGATGTGAAGGCCTTTGCCTGCAGATTGAACACAGACCTGTGATTTGATCCTAATAGTTTGTTTTCAGCTGTGCAGATTTGGGCCTGTTTGCTTTTAGCGTATCAGTGAGTCTCTTTCATGAAACATGGCTTAAATCTTTTATAAATTGCAGTCTTCTGTAGAAATGCATTGCTCTGCTCCTGTTTCACACACAAGAGGCTCATAACGCGTTTTAACCAAATGCGTCTGGTCTCAGGTTGCGAGGCTCTCGCGGAGTGGGAGTATCTGCCTCCGGTGGGGCCGCGGCCGACCAAAGGCTTCGTGGGTCTGAAGAACGCAGGAGCCACGTGCTACATGAACTCCGTGATTCAGCAGCTTTACATGATCCCGCCCATCCGAAACGGCATCCTGGCCATCGAAGGCACCGGCAGCGACATCGACGACGACATGTCCGGAGATGAAAAGCAGGACAACGAGGTAAAACGTGCGCGCGACGTACCGAAAGCCCTTAGTGCAGAGATGAAGTCGGTTGAAACAGGTCTGAATGTACGTCATTGTGCTGCAGAGTAATGTGGACCCCAGGGATGATGTGTTCAGTTATCATCACCAGTTTGATGACAAGCCCTCTCTCAATAAGGCCGAGGACCGCAAGGAGTACAACATCGGAGTGCTGCGGCATCTGCAGGTCATCTTCGGCCACCTCGCCGCGTCCCGTCTGCAGTACTACGTGCCCCGAGGCTTCTGGAAACAGTTCAGGTACGAGCAGCCGTGAATTCTCTCTGTAGgagtttaaaatgcattttgtgtgtataGTTTGTGGGGGAGATTAAATCCTTTCTCAGGCTTAATATCCAGAGACAGCTGTACGTTTTGGCTCGAGTTCGAGGCCCGTTTGTTTGACCAGCGGCCGATGGGGGAGGGGGGGACAcgagtttattttttcattctgttTGGTGACGCTAGTGGCTCAGAAATGGGAGACACTGCACCTTTAATCCACGTGAAGTAAGACGACTGTGTTTGAAACGTTCCCCGCAGGCTATGGGGGGAACCGGTGAATCTGAGAGAGCAGCACGACGCGCTGGAGTTCTTCAATTCCCTGGTGGACAGTCTGGATGAGGCGCTGAAAGCACTCGGCCATCCCACCATGCTCAGCAGGATCTTGGGCGGCTCGTTTGCAGATCAGAAGATCTGTCAGGGTTGTCCTCACAGGTAATTGAAGGACTGGTCAATCATTCTAAAGGATGTTGATTCGTTCTATTCGTGTACACGCGTCGTGTGTGTTTTCACAGGTACGAGTGCGAGGAATCCTTCACGACATTAAACGTTGACATCAGGAACCACCAAAACCTCCTTGACTCCTTAGAGCAGTACGTCAAAGGGGATCTTCTTGAAGGAGCCAACGCATACCACTGTGAGAAGTGTAACAAAAAGGTGAGACGTGTTCCCTAAATTCTCTCTGATCGAATGGAATGCAGATGGGTGACCTCTGGTTCTGGTTTGCCGTCAGGTGGACACGGTGAAACGTCTCCTCATCAAGAATCTCCCGCCCGTGTTGGCCATCCAGTTGAAACGCTTCGATTACGATTGGGAACGCGAGTGCGCGATTAAGTTCAACGATTACTTCGAGTTCCCTCGCGAGCTGGACATGGAGCCCTACACGGTGGCGGGCGTGGCGAAGCTGGAGGGCGACGAGGTGCCGCCGGAGAGCCAGGTCATCCCCGAGAACTCGCCGGCAGAGCCCGAGCCGAACGACGGCTCCCGTTACCGGCTCGTGGGTGTGCTGGTGCACTCGGGTCAGGCCAGCGGCGGACACTATTACTCGTACGTCGTCCAGCGGCACGGCAACGGCGGCGACGGACAGAAGGACCGCTGGTACAAGTTTGACGATGGCGACGTGACGGAGTGCAAGATGGACGACGACGAGGAGATGAAGAACCAGTGCTTCGGTGGAGAGTACATGGGCGAGGTGTTCGACCACATGATGAAGCGCATGTCGTACCGGCGGCAGAAGCGCTGGTGGAACGCCTACATTCTGTTCTACGAGCGCATGGACGCGGCGGGGGGCGACGGCGAGCTGTTGAAGTACATTTCCGAACTGACGCTCGCCCCCCGGCCGAATCAGCCCAAAATGCCCTTGGCCATCGAGGCCAGCGTTCGCAAGCAGAACGTGCAGTTCATGCACAGCCGCATGCAGTACAGCCTGGAGTATTTTCAGTTCATTAAGAAACTGCTGACCTGCAATAGCGTCTACCTGAACCCTCCGCCAGGTGCGTGGTTTTGCGAAGATGCGCTCGAGTCAGTAGCAGGACGCTCCAGCAATCCATAAACGTTCTGCTGCTGTTGTATATTAAGATGCTCTTCTTCTCTGGTCTTTCTAGGTCAAGATCACCTTTTACCAGAAGCCGAAGAAATAGCGACGATTAGTATACAGCTCGCTGCTAGATTTCTGTTTAGCACCGGATTTCACACAAAGAAGGTCGTCCGAGGCCCCGCTAGTGACTGGTGAGCGTTTACTGTGTGTCGCTGCTTCTGATGCACTGCTGGTCGTGAGCGTAAACACACACCTAACGAAGTTACGCAATtactaaatgactaaaactggtTGATTTCAATTGTCTGATTGCAGGTAGGGCTGGGCGATGATTATCGTTATCAGCGCTGACAAACATGAGACACGCTGTGCACGACGAtgcagtcagaaggctttttaatctacaaatcgccatcatttaccatagatttactgtagcaacactaactgcacagtggtattgtgtcaTAAATGTGCGTATATTGGTcgaattgtattatattattaatgtactgAAGTATTAGTATAATATTAAGCTATAGCGTTTATGCATTTGTACTAAATCTATTTAGACTACTttgttttcatacaaatacgtagaaaccatattacatatttacatattggttttaactgttattatctATGGATGATACCACGGAAGAGCAATGgttagttaaaaaaacaaaaaaaacaaaacaaaaacagccagTCAGAacaattaaatttcaccatataaaaatgaggttgctacagtttttttcagatattactgattttgataatgaacataaatctacatctgcatccgAACTCAAGCTACtgtcaaatgtgtatttctagaagacaaacatttttttaatattattattattattattattattattattattattaatattatcaggcaacacaaacctgtttcttgatttgaaacaatattactcattaaaatatgcagaactaaaaaatttatatttttttctattaagatatttattttgttaaggaaaaatgactggaaaaagtacaattcaaaaaacataatgtgtTTGTCAtattctgaccataaagaagaGTTTAAAGCTACAATTAACCGTCTGGTTTTTACAGGTTTCACGTTGTAGCAGAAATTGGCCTTGAAAcgtgaaagaaataaaaagttgacatttatcgtgataattatcaattcagctgatatgaaaaaaatttatCGTGatcattttttggccatatcgcccagccctatttCCAGCTCACGCTGGTCATTTCCAAACATTACTGAAGGAGAAACTACGTGGACCAACAaaactgatttcagttatttcagcTAAATGGTTTTtaagatgagaaaaaaaaacaacataaagcaTATCCGAACGTGTGGACTAGTCGTGCACGTCTGTGACGGGGCCAGTCGTATGAGTTGTGCTGATTGACTCTCCTCATCGCTGACTGACTTTCATTTGTTTCAGGTACGATGCTCTGTGCATCTTATTGCGTCACAGCAAGAATGTCCGCAGCTGGTTTGCACACAACGTCCTCTTTGCCTTCCCCACGCGGTTCTCGGAGTACTTGCTGGAGTGTCCGAGCGCGGAGGTCCGCGGCGCTTTTGCCAAGCTCGTCGTGTTCATCGCACACTTTTCCCTGCAGGACGGACCCTGCCCTGCTCCCGTCACCTCGCCCGGCTCGTCCACACAGGTGAGAGGGAGAAATGACTACGATAAACCTGCTCTCGGAACTGATCTGACAGCGTCCCTTATTCCTCAACCAGTCATTTGGCTGATCCTCTTTGTGCTTGTCATGATTTTAGACTGGAAGCATTTAGGGGAAATGGAGTTACTAGTTTTCTATAAAATGGGACTGAACTTATGCTGTGATTTGTACGCAGGCCTGTGACAATGTGACCCTGAGCGACCACCTGTTGCGGGCGGTGCTGAACTTACTGAGAAGAGAAGTGTCAGAACACGGACGCCACCTTCAGCAGTACTTCAACCTCTTCGTCATGTACGCCAATCTGGGTAAGCGCTCGTTCGCTCTCGGCTGCCGTAAGTCTCTAAAGGTTTACGTGAACGTGGCATGTCAAACGTCAGTAAGTGTAACGGGTGGCCGTCCGTCTGCTGCAGGTCTGGCAGAAAAGACACAGCTGCTGAAGCTGAGCGTTCCAGCCACGTTCATGTTGGTGGCGCTGGACGAGGGTCCCGGCCCTCCCATCAAGTATCAGTACGCGGAGCTCGGCAAACTCTACACGGTGGTGTCGCAGCTGGTGCGTTGCTGTGACGTGTCGTCGCGCATGCAGTCCTCCATCAATGGTGAGCGTTCGTTACGCCGTGCGTCGTCAAACGAAGGCTCTCGGGCTCACAGCTGTTTTTCGTCCCCGCAGGTAACCCCCCTCTGGCCAACCCGTACGGCGACCCCGGCCTCACGGCACCCATCATGCCCCTGCAGCAGCTGGTGGCCGAAATCCTGTTTGTGCGCACCAGCTACGTGAAGAAGATCATCGAGGACTGCAGCAATTCCGAGGAGACGGTGAAGCTGCTGCGCTTCTGCTGCTGGGAGAACCCGCAGTTCTCCTCCACGGTCCTCAGCGAGCTGCTCTGGCAGGTTAGTCGCTGACGAACGCTCAGCCTTTACAGTCTGCTTAATGTTGCCCGACGGATGGTGAACGTTCTGTCGTTCCCTGCGGTTTCAGGTGGCGTATTCCTACACCTATGAGTTGAGGCCTTACCTGGATCTACTGCTTCAGATCCTCCTGATCGAGGACTCGTGGCAGACGCACAGGTGAGTCGGAGACCCGCGTGACGAGAGCATCTGAACGGCGAGGAACGTGCAGAACGAGT from Labeo rohita strain BAU-BD-2019 chromosome 6, IGBB_LRoh.1.0, whole genome shotgun sequence carries:
- the LOC127166895 gene encoding probable ubiquitin carboxyl-terminal hydrolase FAF-X, with protein sequence MTATTRGSPVGGNESQSQAPDGQNQTLLPQNQTPSPNSSNEASPISPPEEQGQAEAPPTQEEEEPAFPHTDLAKLDDMINRPRWVVPVLPKGELEVLLEAAIDLSKKGLDVRCEACQRFFRDGLTISFTKILTDEAVSGWKFEIHRCIINNTHRLIELCVVKLAQDWFPLLELLAMATNPHCKFHIYNGTRPSESVPAGAQLADDELFARPPDPRSPKGWLVDLINKFGTLNGFQILHDRFMSGQALNVQIIAALIKPFGQCYEFLTLHTVKKFFLPVIEMVPQFLENLTDEELKKEAKNEAKNDALSMIIKSLKNLASRVPGQEETVKNLEIFRLKMILRLLQISSFNGKMNALNEVNKVISSVSYYTHRHGNPEEEEWLTAERMAEWIQQNNILSIVLRDSLHQPQYVEKLEKILRFVIKEKALTLQDLDNIWAAQAGKHEAIVKNVHDLLAKLAWDFSPEQLDHLFDCFKASWTNAGKKQREKLLELIRRLAEDDKDGVMAHKVLNLLWNLAHSDDVPVDIMDQALSAHIKILDYSCSQDRDTQKMQWIDRFIEELRTNDKWVIPALKQIREICSLFGEAPQNLSQTQRSPHVFYRHDLINQLQHNHALVTLVAENLSAYMENMRQFSKEHPGFDPQTVRVGSRYSHVQEVQERLNFLRFLLKDGQLWLCAPQAKQIWKCLAENAVFLCDREACFKWYSKLMGDEPDLDPDINKDFFENNVLQLDPTLLTENGMKCFERFFKAVNCREGKLVAKRRAYMMDDLELIGLDYLWRVVIQGSDDIATRAIDLLKEIYTNLGPKLQVNQVEIHEDFIQSCFDRLKASYDTLCVLDGDKDSINCARQEAIRMVRVLTVLKEYINECDSDYHEERTILPMSRAFRGKHITLVVRFPNQGRQVDDLDIWSHTNDTIGSVRRCILSRIKANSTHTKVELFIGGEIVDPADDRRLIGQLNLKDKTLITAKLTQVSSNMPSSPDSSSDSSTGSPGNHGNHYSDGPNPEVESCLPGVIMSLHLRYISFLWQIADLGCTLNMPLLRDGARVLMKLMPPDNTTVENLRAICLDHAKLGENSLSPTLDSRFFGQSPSQVLYLTEVVYALLMPASGTLGDDASDFQYNFLKSGGLPLVLGMLTRNNFLPNADMETRRGAYLNALKIAKLLLTAIGFGHVKAVAEACQPVVEGTNPASPINQATHEQALVLQNALQSIPNPASECMLRNVAIRLAQQISDENFFQASKYIPDICVIRAVQKIVWASGCGMVHLVFSSNEEISKIYEKTNAGNEPDAEDEQVCCEALEVMTLCFALLPTALDTLSKEKAWQTFIIDLLLHCQSKAVRQMAQEQFFLMATRCCMGHRPLLFFITLLFTVLGSTAKERAKHAGDYFTLLRHLLNYAYNSNINLPNAEVLLNNEIDWLKRIRDEVKSTGETGVEETILEGHLGVTKELLAFQTPEKKFYIGCEKGGANLIKELIDDFIFPASNVYLQYVKSGEFPAEQAIPVCGSPASINAGFELLVALAVGCVRNLKQIVDTLTDMYYLGCEALAEWEYLPPVGPRPTKGFVGLKNAGATCYMNSVIQQLYMIPPIRNGILAIEGTGSDIDDDMSGDEKQDNESNVDPRDDVFSYHHQFDDKPSLNKAEDRKEYNIGVLRHLQVIFGHLAASRLQYYVPRGFWKQFRLWGEPVNLREQHDALEFFNSLVDSLDEALKALGHPTMLSRILGGSFADQKICQGCPHRYECEESFTTLNVDIRNHQNLLDSLEQYVKGDLLEGANAYHCEKCNKKVDTVKRLLIKNLPPVLAIQLKRFDYDWERECAIKFNDYFEFPRELDMEPYTVAGVAKLEGDEVPPESQVIPENSPAEPEPNDGSRYRLVGVLVHSGQASGGHYYSYVVQRHGNGGDGQKDRWYKFDDGDVTECKMDDDEEMKNQCFGGEYMGEVFDHMMKRMSYRRQKRWWNAYILFYERMDAAGGDGELLKYISELTLAPRPNQPKMPLAIEASVRKQNVQFMHSRMQYSLEYFQFIKKLLTCNSVYLNPPPGQDHLLPEAEEIATISIQLAARFLFSTGFHTKKVVRGPASDWYDALCILLRHSKNVRSWFAHNVLFAFPTRFSEYLLECPSAEVRGAFAKLVVFIAHFSLQDGPCPAPVTSPGSSTQACDNVTLSDHLLRAVLNLLRREVSEHGRHLQQYFNLFVMYANLGLAEKTQLLKLSVPATFMLVALDEGPGPPIKYQYAELGKLYTVVSQLVRCCDVSSRMQSSINGNPPLANPYGDPGLTAPIMPLQQLVAEILFVRTSYVKKIIEDCSNSEETVKLLRFCCWENPQFSSTVLSELLWQVAYSYTYELRPYLDLLLQILLIEDSWQTHRIHNVLKGIPDDRDGLFDTIQRSKNHYQKRAYQCIKCMVALFTNCSVAYQILQSNGDLKRKWTWAVEWLGDELERRPYTGNPQYSYNNWSPPVQSNETSNGYFLERSHSARMTLAKACELCPEEEPDDQEAPDEHDSSPPEDTALYPHSPGTQYQQPNNHPHGQPYTGPAAQHMNNPQRPPQRPQESWEGTDEVPPVQTKE